The following are encoded together in the Parabacteroides chongii genome:
- a CDS encoding polysaccharide deacetylase family protein, whose translation MNNHALHYIIRFLLGEDIPGEIVAAIGYTNNIKHFERYSIVIIPSGFFSSRVYGTASSLPELPLQEIEGTPLLFGSPLVELVGETLVIHADIIASTYFLITRYEEIIQRNVRDEHGRFPGKQSLPYRAGFLHRPIVDEYRLLLRKWLQQYGLRIPDVKKEIQHIYLTHDLDMPTLYRTWKGVIRSVRDKRGILQSVQGKYGPLEEDPYYTFPWLFEQNNVLREQVGKDICQAILFIRSGGKTKQDRPRYSLRSKDIGQLLESVYSNDMAIGLHASYQAGLSPDLIKKEKAVLEEHTGKSIRLNRHHFLSSREPEDMTQLEAAGITDDFTMGYADVAGFRLGTSYPVRWINPVSRRLSSILLHPLTVMDCSLEEKKYMGLNYEEAQAYSLNLAEQVKNAGGELTLLWHNTSAQESTDSYLRKLYSHLLNELAKK comes from the coding sequence ATGAACAATCACGCTTTACATTATATAATACGCTTCCTTCTCGGAGAGGATATTCCCGGGGAAATTGTTGCTGCTATCGGATATACGAATAACATAAAACATTTTGAGCGTTATAGTATCGTGATCATACCTTCCGGATTCTTTTCCAGCCGCGTATACGGCACAGCTTCTTCCCTTCCGGAATTACCCTTGCAGGAAATCGAAGGGACTCCTCTCCTGTTCGGCTCGCCTTTGGTGGAGTTGGTTGGCGAAACACTGGTGATCCATGCGGATATCATTGCCAGCACGTACTTTCTTATCACCCGCTATGAGGAAATTATACAACGGAACGTCAGGGATGAACACGGACGTTTCCCCGGAAAGCAATCTCTTCCCTATCGGGCAGGGTTCCTTCACCGCCCGATCGTCGACGAATACCGCTTGCTCCTGCGCAAATGGTTGCAGCAATACGGTCTCCGCATACCGGATGTAAAGAAAGAAATACAGCATATTTACCTGACTCACGACCTGGACATGCCCACTCTTTACCGTACATGGAAAGGAGTTATCCGCTCGGTTCGGGATAAAAGAGGCATCCTGCAATCCGTACAAGGGAAATACGGACCGTTGGAAGAGGATCCGTACTATACATTTCCCTGGCTGTTTGAACAAAATAACGTATTACGGGAACAGGTTGGCAAAGATATTTGCCAGGCGATCCTTTTTATCCGCAGCGGAGGCAAAACCAAACAGGACAGACCTCGTTACAGCCTGCGCAGCAAAGACATAGGCCAGTTATTGGAGTCTGTTTACAGCAATGATATGGCTATCGGACTGCACGCCAGCTATCAGGCTGGTCTGTCACCGGACCTGATAAAAAAAGAGAAAGCCGTACTGGAAGAGCATACCGGAAAAAGCATCCGCCTGAACCGTCACCATTTCCTTTCCAGCCGTGAACCGGAAGATATGACTCAACTGGAAGCGGCCGGTATAACGGATGATTTTACGATGGGATATGCCGATGTTGCCGGATTCAGGTTAGGCACCAGTTATCCGGTGCGCTGGATCAATCCGGTCAGCCGTCGTTTGTCTTCCATCCTGCTGCATCCGCTCACGGTCATGGATTGTTCTTTAGAAGAAAAGAAATATATGGGATTGAATTACGAAGAAGCACAGGCATATAGCCTGAACCTTGCCGAACAAGTGAAAAATGCCGGCGGAGAACTGACACTCTTATGGCATAACACCAGTGCCCAAGAAAGCACTGATAGTTATTTACGCAAACTCTACAGCCATTTATTAAACGAACTCGCAAAGAAATGA
- a CDS encoding 2-amino-4-hydroxy-6-hydroxymethyldihydropteridine diphosphokinase yields the protein MLNRVIIGLGSNLDKEKNMAAAVRLLEDCFVSIRFSAAVYTEPVGMNNPALFLNRVAVAFTSEEPDRLVAAFKQTERTLGRTTNGKSEGIIPIDIDLLQWNDLILKPEDLQREYVKAGIRFLQEVESGGHEKYKPNK from the coding sequence ATGTTGAACAGAGTGATAATCGGCCTTGGTTCGAACTTGGATAAAGAGAAGAACATGGCAGCAGCCGTCCGGCTGTTAGAGGACTGTTTTGTCTCGATCCGTTTTTCCGCAGCCGTTTATACCGAGCCGGTAGGCATGAATAACCCAGCCCTTTTCCTGAATCGGGTGGCAGTCGCTTTTACTTCGGAAGAGCCGGACAGGCTGGTCGCGGCTTTCAAACAAACGGAAAGGACGTTAGGACGGACGACGAACGGTAAATCGGAAGGGATTATTCCTATCGACATCGACCTGCTTCAATGGAACGACCTTATTCTGAAGCCGGAAGATCTTCAACGGGAGTATGTAAAAGCCGGAATCCGTTTCCTGCAGGAGGTCGAATCCGGTGGTCATGAAAAATATAAACCGAATAAATAA
- a CDS encoding glycosyltransferase family 4 protein has translation MSQLKFIPSSLSEKILMVGVKRNVPGGMSAVVNAYDIYFEKMQYITTWTLSSRLVKAYYALSSIIQFIITLLFNHKIKIVHIQGAANASFERKAIFIRLAALFKKKIIFHMHACDFIPYYDASKKKNWIVSTINMVDYYFVLSKSWEDYFVSIGVKPDKIVVMNNIIAPPIKIEVKKDPGIVNFLFLGEIGKRKGIYDLLQVIINNQSVFRGKMKLRIGGNLEEDIIKAFIQDNHISDIASFEGWIAGDKKVECLNWADVYVLPSYNEGLPIAILEAMSYSHPIISTFVGGIPEVVKNKQNGILVEPGNLAQIKAALLFFIEYPGLIDIYGKKAYEMVQPYFPDKMFGMLRKVYETLLEK, from the coding sequence ATGAGTCAATTGAAATTTATACCCAGTAGTTTATCTGAAAAGATATTGATGGTAGGGGTTAAACGGAACGTTCCAGGGGGAATGTCTGCTGTTGTAAATGCTTATGATATTTATTTTGAAAAGATGCAGTATATAACCACCTGGACTTTATCTTCTCGTTTGGTTAAGGCTTATTATGCATTGAGTTCTATTATCCAGTTTATTATTACGCTTCTTTTTAATCATAAGATAAAAATAGTGCATATTCAAGGGGCAGCGAATGCCTCTTTTGAAAGAAAAGCTATTTTTATTCGACTGGCAGCCTTATTTAAAAAGAAGATTATTTTTCACATGCATGCATGTGATTTTATCCCATATTATGATGCTAGCAAAAAGAAAAATTGGATTGTATCCACTATTAATATGGTAGATTATTATTTTGTCCTTTCAAAATCTTGGGAGGATTATTTTGTTTCTATCGGGGTTAAACCTGATAAAATTGTGGTGATGAATAACATAATAGCTCCTCCGATAAAGATAGAGGTAAAGAAAGACCCTGGGATAGTTAATTTTTTGTTTTTGGGTGAAATAGGTAAACGTAAAGGGATTTATGATTTATTGCAAGTTATTATTAACAACCAATCTGTATTCAGGGGAAAAATGAAATTAAGAATTGGTGGTAATTTGGAAGAGGATATAATAAAGGCTTTTATTCAGGATAATCATATATCAGATATTGCTTCATTCGAGGGTTGGATTGCCGGAGATAAAAAAGTTGAGTGTCTGAATTGGGCAGATGTTTATGTATTGCCATCTTATAACGAAGGATTACCTATTGCTATTTTAGAAGCGATGAGTTATTCTCACCCTATTATTTCAACATTTGTAGGAGGTATTCCTGAAGTGGTAAAAAATAAACAGAATGGTATTTTAGTAGAACCTGGTAATCTGGCACAAATAAAGGCTGCTTTGTTGTTTTTTATTGAATATCCGGGGCTGATTGATATTTATGGTAAAAAGGCTTACGAGATGGTTCAGCCTTATTTTCCGGACAAAATGTTTGGAATGTTGAGAAAAGTGTATGAAACTTTGCTAGAGAAGTGA
- the wecB gene encoding non-hydrolyzing UDP-N-acetylglucosamine 2-epimerase translates to MKIVTIVGARPQFVKAAMVSRAIHEYNKKNETPYEELLLHTGQHYDTNMSDIFFNSMGIPQPAWQLQCGNGTHGEMTSRMLIEIEKILLDTLPDYVLVYGDTNSTLAGALAASKLHIPVVHVEAGLRSFNKQMPEEINRILTDHMATILCCPTFAAVRHLANEGIQEGVHHVGDVMYDAALTFGKLADTSSAILDRLKLASKEFRICTVHRAENTDSPERISGIVDAIKEISSLSCPTVLPLHPRTRNCLEKQGLLHSLESHEGIRIIPPISFLDMVMLEKHAATILTDSGGVQKEAYFHHTPCITLRDETEWVETVEAGWNQIAGYKKENILHCLGKRPERKEILEYGTGSASKNIIDLL, encoded by the coding sequence ATGAAAATTGTCACTATTGTCGGAGCCAGGCCCCAATTCGTCAAGGCTGCCATGGTTAGCCGGGCGATTCATGAATACAACAAAAAGAATGAAACGCCGTATGAGGAACTGCTTCTTCATACGGGGCAGCATTATGATACCAATATGAGCGACATCTTTTTCAATAGCATGGGAATCCCCCAGCCCGCCTGGCAACTGCAATGCGGGAACGGGACGCATGGAGAGATGACCAGTCGTATGCTCATCGAAATAGAAAAAATATTACTGGATACTTTACCCGATTATGTGTTGGTTTACGGTGACACGAACTCGACACTGGCAGGTGCATTGGCTGCTTCCAAACTTCATATACCGGTAGTTCATGTAGAAGCCGGACTTCGCAGTTTCAACAAGCAGATGCCGGAAGAGATCAATCGCATCCTGACCGACCATATGGCAACGATCTTGTGTTGCCCGACTTTCGCTGCCGTCAGGCATTTGGCTAACGAAGGGATACAAGAGGGAGTTCACCATGTCGGGGATGTCATGTATGATGCCGCATTGACTTTCGGCAAATTGGCTGACACTTCCTCCGCTATACTCGACCGGCTGAAGCTGGCCAGCAAAGAGTTCAGAATATGTACGGTACACAGGGCAGAGAACACGGATAGTCCGGAGAGGATATCCGGTATCGTCGATGCAATCAAAGAAATATCGTCCCTTTCCTGCCCGACTGTTTTACCCCTCCATCCCCGTACACGAAATTGTCTGGAAAAGCAAGGTCTGTTACATTCACTGGAAAGTCACGAAGGGATACGGATCATTCCTCCGATCAGTTTCCTGGATATGGTCATGCTGGAAAAACATGCGGCAACGATCCTGACAGATTCGGGCGGCGTACAAAAAGAGGCATATTTCCATCACACTCCCTGTATAACATTACGGGATGAGACAGAATGGGTAGAGACGGTTGAAGCCGGCTGGAACCAGATTGCCGGATATAAAAAAGAGAATATCCTGCATTGTCTCGGGAAGCGGCCGGAAAGAAAAGAAATCCTGGAATACGGAACAGGAAGTGCTTCAAAAAACATTATCGATCTGCTATGA
- a CDS encoding O-antigen ligase family protein, protein MRNFINKHFFELFFITWIFGTIFYVKLGLDFIDELCAVLLISMYAFYLSKTSEWRINKVFVYTLLIFLFYLGYSFYIKSNTSKSILMDFFIQLKPYLAFFCVYQLSPTFTKVQKKLLRDTSFLLWGVLCVIGFPSLFIQDFLIYSIGHQAVFAGAVVATSLIYLYCSDYTLKDKFIFIFMLSLGILSARSKFYGFLACAIVLVFYFSSPKNLKFNLKNVVAFVFMFTLILIVAWQKIDVYFVQGITGEEEKDEMARLALYATSISIFEDYMPFGSGLASFATHASSVSYSPIYSEYGIDGIWGLSKNYNKFITDTFYPSLAQFGIVGVLLYVLFWIYILRKAFRYFQKKNSTRLVIMSLLIIGFLAIENVANATLTSSMGLFMMMFLGLIMSEDKNTSVEGPNDPAKVPIN, encoded by the coding sequence ATGCGAAATTTTATAAATAAACATTTTTTTGAGTTGTTTTTTATCACTTGGATATTTGGAACGATTTTTTATGTAAAATTGGGATTGGATTTTATAGATGAATTATGTGCAGTTCTGTTGATATCCATGTATGCATTTTATCTATCCAAAACATCAGAATGGCGTATCAATAAAGTATTTGTATATACTTTATTGATTTTTCTCTTTTATTTGGGATATTCTTTTTACATAAAAAGTAATACCTCAAAGAGTATTTTGATGGATTTTTTTATTCAGCTAAAACCTTATTTGGCCTTTTTCTGTGTATATCAGTTAAGTCCAACTTTTACTAAAGTTCAAAAAAAATTGTTGAGGGATACTTCTTTCTTGTTGTGGGGTGTTTTGTGTGTGATTGGTTTCCCAAGTTTATTTATTCAGGACTTTCTAATTTATTCGATTGGACATCAAGCTGTTTTTGCAGGAGCTGTTGTTGCAACTTCTTTGATTTATCTTTATTGTAGTGATTATACATTGAAAGATAAGTTTATATTTATATTTATGTTATCACTAGGTATATTGTCTGCACGATCAAAGTTTTATGGTTTTTTAGCTTGTGCTATAGTTCTTGTTTTTTATTTTAGCTCTCCTAAAAATCTAAAATTTAATTTAAAGAATGTGGTTGCTTTTGTTTTTATGTTTACTTTGATTCTCATAGTTGCCTGGCAGAAGATAGATGTCTATTTTGTGCAAGGAATAACAGGAGAGGAAGAAAAAGATGAAATGGCTCGCTTGGCTCTTTATGCTACTTCAATTTCCATTTTTGAAGATTATATGCCTTTTGGTAGTGGTTTGGCTAGTTTTGCAACGCATGCTTCAAGTGTTAGTTATTCTCCTATTTATTCAGAATATGGCATCGATGGAATTTGGGGATTGAGTAAGAATTATAATAAGTTTATTACCGATACATTTTATCCGTCACTGGCTCAGTTCGGTATAGTAGGGGTTCTTTTATATGTTTTGTTTTGGATCTATATATTGAGAAAAGCATTTCGATATTTTCAAAAAAAGAATAGTACGCGATTAGTGATCATGTCTTTGCTTATAATTGGATTTTTGGCAATAGAGAATGTGGCAAATGCAACATTGACAAGTAGTATGGGGTTGTTTATGATGATGTTTCTCGGTTTGATAATGTCAGAAGATAAGAATACATCTGTTGAAGGTCCGAATGATCCAGCTAAAGTGCCGATAAATTAG
- a CDS encoding glycosyltransferase family 1 protein, whose amino-acid sequence MDKYINIVSFNIPWPANYGGVIDVYYKMRALHKCGVKIILHCFEYERPHAKELASLCEKVYYYKRKTGFLSNITWLPYNVFSRKDPELLDNLLKNDYPILFDGLHTCYYISHPRLQGRMKIYRACNIEHDYYRHLAKGETNRIKKCFFQIEAWRFERYQEILRHADLMLAVSTTDTDYLRKVFPGKKVEYMPCFHVNDQITVRTGSSDFVLYHGKLSVTENSIAAIYLIKNVFCKLQYPCIIAGMDPPAALLEATAPYPNITVEANPSNERMDYLTHEAQVHMLITFQDTGLKLKLLNSLFGGRHTIANRQMVTGSGLEALCHIADTPEELIATCHTFMKQPMTEELIAQRKDWLFPTFSNQQQGERLYKMLYHPE is encoded by the coding sequence ATGGATAAATACATCAATATAGTATCGTTCAATATTCCCTGGCCTGCCAATTATGGCGGAGTGATCGATGTGTATTACAAAATGCGGGCTTTACACAAGTGCGGGGTAAAAATCATTCTGCACTGTTTTGAGTACGAACGTCCTCATGCCAAAGAGTTAGCTTCCTTGTGCGAAAAAGTATATTATTACAAGCGTAAAACAGGGTTTTTATCCAATATAACCTGGTTACCCTACAATGTCTTTAGTCGCAAAGACCCGGAATTGCTCGATAATCTGCTGAAGAATGACTACCCGATCCTGTTTGACGGATTACATACCTGTTACTACATCAGCCATCCCCGATTGCAGGGACGGATGAAAATATACAGGGCATGTAATATCGAACATGATTATTACCGCCATCTTGCCAAGGGGGAAACAAACCGGATCAAAAAATGCTTCTTCCAAATTGAAGCCTGGCGGTTCGAACGTTATCAGGAGATTCTGAGACATGCCGATCTTATGCTGGCTGTTTCGACAACCGATACAGACTATCTCCGGAAGGTCTTCCCTGGGAAAAAGGTGGAATACATGCCCTGTTTTCATGTGAACGACCAGATAACCGTCCGAACAGGATCATCCGATTTTGTATTGTATCACGGAAAATTATCCGTCACGGAAAATTCGATTGCCGCCATCTATCTGATCAAGAATGTTTTCTGTAAACTACAGTATCCTTGTATCATAGCCGGCATGGATCCTCCTGCGGCATTATTGGAAGCCACGGCTCCCTATCCAAACATTACGGTTGAGGCAAATCCTTCCAACGAACGGATGGATTACCTCACCCATGAAGCGCAGGTACACATGCTGATCACTTTCCAGGATACAGGTCTGAAACTTAAATTGCTGAACAGTCTCTTCGGCGGAAGACATACGATAGCCAACCGGCAAATGGTTACAGGCAGTGGTCTGGAAGCTCTTTGTCACATAGCCGACACGCCGGAAGAATTGATAGCGACCTGCCATACATTCATGAAACAACCGATGACAGAAGAGCTGATCGCTCAACGAAAAGACTGGCTATTCCCTACCTTTTCAAACCAACAGCAGGGTGAACGTCTTTACAAGATGCTCTATCATCCCGAATAA
- a CDS encoding WecB/TagA/CpsF family glycosyltransferase: protein MEEKIVRILNVDILSITQGDLLSRMKQGVLVTPNVDHLVKLQKDKMFYAAYQQADWVICDSKILYLVSKLLKHSLPQAIPGSSFFTAFYQYHKNDSGCKIFLLGAAEGVALKAMEEINGWVGRKIVVGAHSPSFGFEKNEEECRQIIDIIRRSGANVLLVGVGAPKQEIWIAKYRNELPNIDLFMGLGATIDFEAKVLKRAPVFFQKIGLEWFYRFLKEPRRLFKRYFVDDMLFFYYFGKQLLCLYKDPFKTSKY from the coding sequence ATGGAAGAAAAAATTGTAAGAATATTGAATGTTGATATATTGTCAATAACGCAAGGCGATTTATTATCTAGAATGAAGCAAGGAGTTTTAGTAACACCCAATGTCGATCATTTGGTTAAATTGCAAAAAGATAAGATGTTTTATGCAGCTTACCAGCAAGCTGATTGGGTGATCTGTGACAGTAAAATTTTGTATCTGGTGTCTAAACTATTAAAACATTCATTGCCCCAGGCCATTCCTGGAAGTAGTTTTTTTACGGCATTTTATCAGTATCATAAAAATGATTCGGGTTGTAAGATTTTTTTATTAGGAGCGGCTGAAGGTGTTGCGTTAAAGGCGATGGAGGAGATAAATGGTTGGGTGGGACGAAAAATTGTTGTAGGAGCACATTCGCCATCTTTTGGCTTTGAAAAGAATGAAGAAGAATGTCGTCAGATAATAGACATCATACGTAGATCGGGTGCCAATGTTTTGTTGGTTGGTGTAGGGGCTCCAAAACAAGAAATATGGATTGCTAAGTATAGAAATGAATTGCCTAATATAGACCTGTTTATGGGACTTGGTGCAACGATTGATTTTGAGGCAAAGGTATTGAAACGTGCTCCTGTATTTTTTCAAAAAATAGGATTGGAATGGTTTTATCGTTTTTTGAAAGAGCCTAGACGTTTGTTTAAGCGTTATTTTGTAGATGATATGTTGTTTTTCTATTATTTCGGAAAACAGTTATTGTGTCTTTATAAGGATCCATTTAAGACGAGTAAGTATTAA
- a CDS encoding glycosyltransferase translates to MKKVLIICDLFPPAFGPRMGYLCKYLGSYGWEPVVLTEAVEENTFTFLANKCEVAYVNYYTAKGRFTRKLQWISTLLLDLCFGYKDIRMYKEAEKLVKRNKFDLVLCSSFRTFPLPAARKVARKHQLPLVVDLRDIIEQYTGNEFISHPLPSFLGLNKLFVSVFKRKSLRDRNRVLRQADFVTTISPWHVNMLKQYNPNVELIYNGFDSELFYPEQRKTDQFIITYTGRLLSTAMRDPGLFLEALRILSEEKVLTVKDCRVYWYVDEASWKIITEEAEKQNVLPYMDFKGYVPASDIPSVLNSSSVLLLLTNRATDSGPKGIMTTKFFESLAVEKPILCVRSDESHLAEAIKETNAGLAATNVNEVCDFLKSYYLEWKEKGYASSSIKKDKLIRFSRKEQAKQFIEIFEKAQIHG, encoded by the coding sequence ATGAAGAAAGTACTGATCATCTGCGATCTTTTTCCACCGGCTTTCGGTCCGCGCATGGGATATCTATGCAAATATCTCGGAAGTTACGGATGGGAACCGGTTGTTCTGACGGAAGCCGTAGAAGAAAATACGTTTACATTCCTGGCAAATAAATGTGAAGTCGCATATGTGAATTATTATACAGCCAAAGGGCGCTTTACCCGAAAGTTACAATGGATCAGCACACTTTTGCTCGATCTTTGTTTCGGATATAAGGATATCCGTATGTATAAAGAGGCGGAAAAGCTGGTCAAAAGAAATAAGTTCGATCTGGTTTTATGCAGCAGCTTCCGGACATTTCCCTTGCCGGCAGCACGCAAGGTAGCCCGAAAACATCAACTGCCTTTAGTTGTCGACCTGCGGGATATCATCGAACAATATACCGGAAATGAATTTATATCTCACCCGCTCCCTTCTTTCCTGGGATTAAACAAATTGTTTGTTTCAGTCTTTAAACGGAAAAGTCTCAGGGATAGAAACCGGGTGTTAAGGCAGGCTGATTTTGTAACAACAATCTCTCCCTGGCATGTGAACATGCTGAAACAATATAATCCGAACGTTGAACTGATCTATAATGGGTTTGACTCTGAGTTGTTTTATCCGGAACAGAGAAAGACGGATCAATTCATCATCACCTATACGGGACGGTTGCTAAGTACAGCGATGCGTGATCCCGGGTTATTCTTGGAAGCATTACGGATCTTGTCTGAAGAAAAGGTATTGACCGTCAAGGATTGCCGGGTGTATTGGTATGTCGACGAAGCATCCTGGAAAATCATTACGGAAGAAGCTGAGAAACAGAACGTCCTTCCTTACATGGACTTTAAAGGATACGTTCCGGCATCGGATATTCCTTCCGTATTAAACAGCAGCTCTGTTTTATTATTGTTGACAAACCGTGCCACCGATTCCGGTCCCAAAGGCATCATGACAACCAAGTTTTTCGAATCGCTGGCTGTCGAGAAGCCGATACTCTGCGTACGGAGCGACGAAAGCCATTTGGCTGAAGCGATCAAAGAGACAAATGCCGGACTTGCCGCAACGAATGTAAATGAAGTATGCGATTTCCTTAAATCGTATTATCTGGAGTGGAAAGAAAAAGGATATGCTTCTTCTTCCATAAAAAAGGACAAACTGATCCGTTTCTCGCGGAAAGAACAGGCAAAGCAATTTATAGAAATCTTCGAAAAGGCTCAAATTCATGGATAA
- the feoB gene encoding ferrous iron transport protein B — MRLSELHTGEKGVIVKVMGRGAFRKRIIEMGFIRGKEVDVIQNAPLKDPIHYRVMGYDVSLRRNDAAMIEVVSSAEYAKAQMSQPDETRSADSYIQPSTEDLQAIAIHRGKTINVALVGNPNCGKTSLFNFASGAHEHVGNYSGVTVDAKEGTFQQDGYTFRIVDLPGTYSLSAYTPEELYVRKHISEEQPDVVINVVDASNLERNLYLTCQLIDMDIRSVIALNMYDELERSGNKFDYKSLSQMIGTPIVPTISRTGFGIEDLFRRVIKVYEEEDPVIRHIHINYGEVLEKGIKNVRSAIKENGNVAKSLSKRYLSIKLLEGDPEIEKFIRTLPGSDTILEERDRNVVKIEELLLEDSETAFTNARYGFISGALRETYEQNKIKEATSTQIIDLFVTHKVLGFPIFILFMWIMFEATFRLGAYPMEWIEELVGWIGNFVRGNMSEGPLKDLLVDGIIGGVGGVIVFLPNILILYLFISFMEDSGYMARAAFIMDKIMHKMGLHGKSFIPLVMGFGCNVPAIMASRTIESRNSRMITMLINPLMSCSARLPVYVLLAGAFFPNNASFILLSLYVCGILLAVVMARLFKRFLFNEEDVPFVMELPPYRMPTAKSIMIHMWEKAKQYLHKMGGVILVASIIIWFLGYFPRHNEMGDAFDQQIAEVENAELDSKEKTETIAELERLKNMEHQKNSYIGTIGQTIQPVLHPLGFDWKMSVSLLTGMAAKEVVVSTLSVLYTGEEEDSQALSERIKQDLDEEGNPVFTPLIALSLMLFVLIYFPCIATISAIVNESGSWKWGIFVIVYTCVLAWIVSFVVYQTGSLIINLIN, encoded by the coding sequence ATGAGATTATCAGAACTTCATACCGGCGAGAAAGGTGTTATTGTTAAGGTAATGGGACGCGGAGCTTTCCGCAAACGCATTATCGAGATGGGATTTATCAGGGGAAAAGAGGTGGACGTTATACAAAATGCGCCACTTAAAGATCCTATTCATTATCGTGTAATGGGATACGATGTCTCCTTACGGCGAAATGACGCGGCGATGATCGAAGTGGTCAGCTCTGCCGAATATGCTAAAGCGCAAATGTCCCAACCAGACGAAACCCGTTCCGCGGACTCCTATATACAGCCTTCTACCGAAGATTTACAGGCAATCGCCATACATCGGGGAAAAACGATCAACGTTGCCTTGGTCGGAAATCCGAATTGCGGGAAAACATCCCTGTTCAACTTCGCCTCCGGTGCCCATGAACATGTGGGGAACTATAGCGGGGTAACCGTCGATGCCAAAGAAGGTACTTTCCAGCAAGATGGCTATACGTTCCGCATTGTCGATCTGCCCGGAACCTATTCACTGTCGGCTTATACTCCGGAGGAACTTTACGTACGTAAGCATATCAGCGAAGAACAGCCGGATGTCGTGATCAATGTGGTCGATGCATCCAACCTGGAACGAAATCTGTATCTGACCTGCCAGCTTATTGACATGGATATCCGGTCCGTAATAGCATTAAACATGTATGACGAACTGGAGCGGTCCGGCAATAAATTTGATTATAAGTCTCTTTCTCAAATGATCGGTACTCCGATCGTCCCGACTATCAGCCGGACTGGTTTTGGTATTGAAGATCTTTTCCGGCGGGTCATAAAAGTATATGAAGAAGAAGATCCCGTTATTCGTCATATCCATATAAATTACGGAGAGGTTCTCGAAAAAGGAATTAAAAATGTCCGCAGTGCCATCAAAGAAAATGGTAATGTAGCCAAAAGCTTGTCCAAACGTTACCTGTCCATCAAGCTGCTGGAAGGAGATCCTGAAATAGAGAAATTTATCCGGACATTACCGGGTTCTGACACTATCCTGGAAGAACGCGACCGAAATGTCGTCAAAATAGAAGAATTATTACTGGAAGATTCTGAAACCGCATTTACGAATGCCCGTTATGGGTTTATCTCCGGTGCTTTGCGGGAGACCTATGAACAGAATAAAATAAAAGAAGCTACCAGTACTCAGATCATAGATTTATTCGTGACACATAAGGTGTTGGGATTTCCCATATTCATCCTTTTCATGTGGATCATGTTCGAGGCGACATTCCGTTTGGGAGCATATCCTATGGAATGGATCGAAGAACTGGTCGGCTGGATAGGGAACTTCGTACGGGGGAATATGAGTGAAGGACCGCTGAAAGATTTGCTGGTTGACGGTATTATCGGTGGAGTCGGCGGCGTTATCGTCTTCCTCCCCAATATCCTGATATTATATCTGTTCATCTCCTTCATGGAAGACTCCGGGTATATGGCACGTGCAGCCTTTATCATGGATAAGATCATGCATAAAATGGGACTTCACGGTAAATCATTTATCCCTTTGGTGATGGGATTCGGTTGTAATGTGCCGGCCATTATGGCATCGCGTACAATCGAAAGCCGTAATAGCCGGATGATCACGATGCTGATCAATCCGTTGATGAGCTGTAGTGCGCGTTTGCCGGTATACGTTTTACTGGCAGGTGCATTTTTCCCCAATAATGCCAGTTTCATTCTCCTGTCGTTATACGTTTGCGGTATCCTGCTGGCGGTTGTAATGGCAAGGTTGTTCAAGCGTTTCCTGTTTAATGAAGAAGATGTTCCCTTTGTGATGGAGCTTCCCCCCTACCGCATGCCTACGGCTAAGTCGATCATGATCCATATGTGGGAAAAAGCCAAGCAGTATCTTCACAAAATGGGAGGTGTCATCCTGGTTGCTTCCATTATCATTTGGTTCCTGGGCTATTTCCCCCGTCATAATGAAATGGGAGATGCATTCGACCAGCAAATAGCAGAAGTTGAAAATGCAGAACTGGATTCTAAAGAAAAAACGGAAACAATTGCAGAGCTGGAACGGTTAAAGAATATGGAGCATCAAAAGAACTCCTATATCGGTACGATAGGACAAACAATCCAGCCGGTTCTTCATCCGTTAGGATTCGATTGGAAAATGAGTGTCAGCCTATTGACCGGTATGGCAGCCAAAGAGGTTGTTGTCAGCACGCTAAGTGTACTATATACCGGTGAAGAAGAAGACAGCCAGGCTTTGTCCGAACGTATAAAACAGGATTTGGATGAAGAAGGTAATCCGGTATTTACCCCTCTGATAGCTTTGAGCCTGATGCTGTTTGTTCTCATCTACTTCCCGTGCATCGCAACCATTTCAGCAATTGTGAATGAGTCGGGATCATGGAAGTGGGGTATATTCGTTATCGTATATACATGCGTTTTAGCATGGATCGTTTCGTTTGTGGTTTATCAGACGGGGAGTTTGATTATTAATTTGATAAATTAG